In one window of Bos taurus isolate L1 Dominette 01449 registration number 42190680 breed Hereford chromosome 4, ARS-UCD2.0, whole genome shotgun sequence DNA:
- the CCDC126 gene encoding coiled-coil domain-containing protein 126 isoform X1, which produces MVFTISRKSMSQKLSLLLLVFGLLWGLMLLHYIFQRPRHQSSVKLREQILDLSKKYVKALAEENKNTMDVENGASMAGYADLRRTIAVLLDDILQRLVKLENKVDYIVVNGSAASTTSGTSGNPVPLTTNKRVKASGSIR; this is translated from the exons ATGGTTTTTACAATCTCAAGAAAATCTATGTCCCAGAAATTGAGTTTACTCTTGCTTGTATTTGGACTCCTTTGGGGATTGATGTTACTGCACTATATTTTTCAACGACCAAGACATCAAAGCAGTGTCAAGTTACGTGAGCAGATACTAGATTTAAGCAAAAAATATGTTAAAGCCCTAGCAGAGGAAAATAAGAACACAATGGATGTCGAGAATGGCGCTTCTATGGCAGGATATG cgGATCTAAGAAGAACAATTGCTGTCCTTTTGGATGACATTTTACAACGTTTGGTAAAGCTGGAGAACAAAGTCGACTATATTGTTGTGAACGGCTCAGCAGCTAGCACTACCAGTGGTACTAGTGGGAACCCAGTGCCACTGACCACAAATAAAAGGGTAAAAGCATCAGGCAGCATTAGATAG